From a single Sinomonas atrocyanea genomic region:
- a CDS encoding Lhr family ATP-dependent helicase, producing MEDDGRVRQGVQEGPAVAAGDAAVLDRFGAATREWFLGAFRHPTPAQAGAWEAISSGRHALVVAPTGSGKTLAAFLFSLDRLLAHDGAAPPGAAGPPSAPSRHGDAALPGLGTSELEPAPAQGTGTAGGGGRRRAPKNHTKVLYISPLKALGVDVERNLRAPLIGISQTARRLGVEVPEVSVGVRSGDTSASDRRALLSNPPDILITTPESLYLMLTSQARETLSQVETVIVDEVHAVAGTKRGAHLAVTLERLDAILPRPAQRIGLSATVEPKELVAQFLAGRAPCEVVAPPAAKTWELTVTVPVEDMSDLQGAAAAHDAGPASGLQPQASIWPHVEEKIVDLVLANRSTIVFSNSRRLAERLTGRLNEIYAERMQPSVWDEPLPDGSASGQERGTTTAGQAAEAVAATLARRTPAEMMAQAGQSAGAEPVLARAHHGSVSKEQRAQIEDDLKTGRLRCVVATSSLELGIDMGLVDLVIQVESPPSVASGLQRVGRAGHQVGEVSQGVLFPKHRADLVHTAITVERMLAGQIEALRVPANPLDILAQQTVAATALGPVDVEEWFDVVRRSAPFATLPRSAFDATLDLLSGKYPSDEFAELRPRIVWDRTEGTIEGRPGAQRLAVTSGGTIPDRGLFGVFIVGSEDEGSTASQAARGGRRVGELDEEMVYESRVGDVFALGATSWKIEDITHDRVLVSPAFGQPGKLPFWKGDGAGRPVELGRALGAFQREVSGADREHALARIEAAGLDAFAAGNLLQYLDEQKQATSLVPNDRTLVVERFQDELGDWRVVLHSPFGMPVHAPWALAVGRRLSERYGLDGSAMAADDGIVLRVPMMEDEPPGAELFVFDPDELEGIVTEEVGGSALFAARFRECAARALLLPRPNPGKRQPLWQQRQRSSQLLDVAKKYPQFPIILEAVRECLQDVYDLPALREVASAVERRELQLMETTTQQPSPFARSLLFGYVAQFLYEGDSPLAERRAAALSLDSTLLNELLGRAELSELLDEKVIEQTERELQRLAEDRRLKGLEGAADLLRLLGPLSVDEVAARLQVSEIDGGSARYADARSHSPAPVDLSDPPAHAAVVEAHLQELVAARRALVVTIGGAERYAAVEDASRLRDALGVPLPVGVPLAFIEPVADPLGDLVGRYARTHGPFTAHEAAARLGLGVAVVHATLKRLAADGRVIEGSFRPRGGDATASPAEEWCDTEVLRRIRRRSLAALRADVEPVDQAAFSRFLAAWQHIGDARDSRGRPRPRGSLKGLDGVLTVVDQLAGVPVPASAWESLVLRSRVSDYTPALLDELMASGEILWTGAGPIPGNDGWISLHLAESAALTLAGDAEFAPDAAQQRILDLLAGGGGYFFRQLADAAREPRGDGDQEGPLASDEAVLQAIWGLVWAGRLTGDTFAPVRAMLDGGHTAHRQPSRTPRVRSLGHGALRGGRIGTSLRGVGRLGAVGARGFDAPSATAPPMAAGRWSAVQAVQLETTIKAHALAQLLMDRYGVLTRGSVMAENVPGGFGLLYKVLSRLEESGVCRRGYFVDRLGAAQFAVPATVDRLRQFTRDDGTDGPGTAPPRDALALAATDPANAYGAALAWPEVPGAATGHRPGRKAGALVVTVDGALALYVERGGKTLLAFSEDEAVLGPAAEALVGVVRSGAVDKLAMEKVNGHDLLDTPLARALTAAGAYSTPRGVRVRA from the coding sequence ATGGAGGATGATGGTCGGGTGAGACAGGGCGTTCAGGAGGGCCCGGCCGTGGCAGCCGGAGACGCGGCGGTGCTGGACCGCTTCGGCGCTGCCACGCGCGAGTGGTTCCTCGGCGCCTTCCGCCATCCGACGCCCGCGCAGGCCGGCGCCTGGGAGGCCATCTCCTCCGGGCGGCATGCGCTCGTCGTGGCCCCCACCGGCTCGGGCAAGACGCTCGCGGCCTTCCTCTTCTCGCTCGACCGCCTCCTGGCGCACGACGGCGCCGCCCCGCCCGGCGCTGCCGGCCCGCCTTCTGCGCCGTCCCGGCACGGGGACGCGGCCCTTCCCGGCCTCGGCACCTCGGAGCTGGAGCCGGCCCCCGCCCAAGGCACGGGGACAGCGGGAGGCGGGGGCCGGCGTCGTGCGCCCAAGAACCACACGAAGGTCCTGTACATCTCGCCGCTGAAGGCCCTCGGCGTCGACGTCGAGCGGAACCTCCGCGCGCCCCTCATCGGCATCTCCCAGACCGCGCGGCGCCTGGGAGTCGAGGTGCCCGAGGTCAGCGTGGGCGTGCGCAGCGGGGACACGTCCGCGTCGGACCGGCGGGCGCTGCTCTCGAACCCCCCGGACATCCTCATCACCACCCCCGAGTCGCTGTACCTCATGCTGACCTCGCAGGCCCGCGAGACGCTCTCCCAGGTCGAGACCGTGATCGTGGACGAGGTGCACGCCGTTGCAGGCACCAAGCGCGGCGCCCACCTCGCCGTGACCCTCGAGCGCCTCGACGCGATCCTGCCGAGGCCGGCGCAGCGGATCGGGCTCTCCGCGACGGTGGAGCCCAAGGAGCTCGTGGCCCAGTTCCTCGCCGGCCGGGCCCCGTGCGAGGTCGTGGCGCCACCGGCGGCCAAAACGTGGGAGCTCACGGTCACCGTCCCGGTCGAGGACATGAGCGACCTGCAGGGAGCCGCCGCAGCCCACGACGCCGGGCCCGCCTCGGGCCTGCAGCCGCAGGCGTCGATCTGGCCGCACGTCGAGGAGAAGATCGTCGACCTGGTCCTCGCGAACCGGTCCACGATCGTGTTCTCCAACTCGCGCCGGCTCGCCGAGCGGCTCACGGGCCGGCTCAACGAGATCTACGCCGAGCGGATGCAGCCGAGCGTGTGGGACGAGCCCCTCCCCGACGGCTCCGCGTCGGGGCAGGAGCGCGGGACCACCACCGCGGGGCAGGCCGCCGAGGCTGTCGCCGCGACGCTGGCCCGCCGCACGCCGGCGGAGATGATGGCGCAGGCGGGCCAGAGCGCGGGGGCGGAGCCGGTGCTGGCGCGGGCCCACCACGGGTCCGTCTCCAAGGAGCAGCGGGCCCAGATCGAGGACGATCTCAAGACGGGGCGCCTGCGCTGCGTCGTCGCCACGAGCAGCCTCGAGCTCGGCATCGACATGGGGCTCGTGGACCTCGTCATCCAGGTCGAGTCCCCGCCCTCGGTCGCCTCCGGGCTCCAGCGCGTGGGCCGCGCCGGCCACCAGGTGGGCGAGGTCTCCCAGGGCGTCCTGTTCCCCAAGCACCGCGCGGACCTCGTGCACACCGCCATCACGGTCGAACGCATGCTCGCGGGCCAGATCGAGGCCCTGCGCGTCCCGGCCAACCCGCTCGACATCCTGGCCCAGCAGACGGTGGCCGCCACGGCCCTCGGGCCCGTCGACGTCGAGGAGTGGTTCGACGTGGTGCGCCGCTCCGCCCCCTTCGCCACCCTGCCGCGCTCGGCCTTCGACGCGACGCTGGACCTCCTCTCCGGCAAGTACCCCTCGGACGAGTTCGCCGAGCTCCGCCCCCGCATCGTGTGGGACCGCACCGAGGGGACCATCGAGGGCCGTCCCGGCGCCCAGCGGCTCGCGGTCACCTCCGGCGGGACCATCCCGGACCGGGGCCTCTTCGGCGTGTTCATCGTCGGCAGCGAGGACGAGGGCTCCACGGCGTCGCAGGCCGCGCGCGGCGGCCGGCGCGTCGGCGAGCTCGACGAGGAGATGGTCTACGAGTCCCGGGTGGGCGACGTGTTCGCGCTCGGGGCCACGAGCTGGAAGATCGAGGACATCACCCACGACCGAGTGCTGGTCTCCCCCGCGTTCGGCCAGCCCGGCAAGCTCCCCTTCTGGAAGGGCGACGGCGCGGGCCGGCCGGTCGAGCTCGGCCGCGCCCTCGGCGCGTTCCAGCGCGAGGTCTCCGGCGCGGACCGGGAGCATGCGCTCGCGCGCATCGAGGCCGCAGGACTCGATGCCTTCGCCGCCGGCAACCTGCTGCAGTACCTCGACGAGCAGAAGCAGGCCACGAGCCTGGTCCCGAATGACCGCACCCTCGTGGTCGAGCGGTTCCAGGACGAGCTCGGCGACTGGCGGGTCGTGCTGCACTCGCCCTTCGGGATGCCCGTGCACGCGCCGTGGGCCCTCGCCGTGGGGCGCCGGCTGAGCGAGCGCTACGGCCTCGACGGCTCCGCGATGGCGGCCGACGACGGCATCGTGCTGCGGGTGCCGATGATGGAGGACGAGCCCCCGGGCGCCGAGCTCTTCGTGTTCGATCCCGACGAGCTCGAGGGGATCGTCACCGAGGAGGTCGGCGGGTCCGCCCTGTTCGCCGCGCGCTTCCGCGAGTGTGCCGCCCGCGCCCTCCTGCTCCCCCGCCCCAACCCCGGCAAGCGCCAGCCCCTGTGGCAGCAGCGCCAGCGCTCCTCGCAGCTGCTCGACGTGGCCAAGAAGTACCCCCAGTTCCCGATCATCCTCGAGGCCGTGCGGGAATGCCTCCAGGACGTCTACGACCTCCCGGCCCTCCGCGAGGTGGCCTCCGCCGTGGAGCGGCGCGAGCTCCAGCTCATGGAGACCACCACCCAGCAGCCGTCCCCGTTCGCCCGCTCGCTCCTGTTCGGCTATGTGGCGCAGTTCCTGTACGAGGGCGACTCGCCGCTGGCCGAGCGGCGCGCGGCCGCCCTCTCGCTCGACTCGACGCTCCTCAACGAGCTCCTCGGACGCGCCGAGCTCAGCGAGCTGCTCGATGAGAAGGTCATCGAGCAGACCGAGCGGGAGCTCCAGCGGCTCGCCGAGGACCGCAGGCTCAAGGGGCTCGAGGGCGCCGCCGACCTGCTCCGGCTGCTGGGGCCGCTGTCCGTGGACGAGGTCGCCGCCCGCCTCCAGGTCTCCGAGATCGACGGGGGCAGCGCCCGCTACGCGGACGCCCGAAGCCACTCCCCGGCCCCCGTCGATCTCTCCGACCCTCCAGCGCACGCCGCCGTCGTCGAGGCGCACCTGCAGGAGCTGGTCGCCGCCCGCCGTGCCCTCGTGGTGACGATCGGGGGCGCGGAGCGGTACGCCGCCGTCGAGGACGCCTCCCGGCTGCGGGACGCCCTCGGCGTGCCCCTGCCGGTCGGCGTCCCGCTCGCCTTCATCGAGCCGGTTGCCGATCCGCTCGGCGATCTCGTGGGCCGGTACGCGCGCACGCACGGGCCGTTCACCGCGCACGAGGCGGCGGCACGGCTCGGGCTCGGCGTCGCCGTCGTGCACGCCACCCTCAAGCGGCTCGCCGCGGACGGCCGCGTCATCGAGGGCTCGTTCCGGCCGCGCGGCGGGGACGCCACCGCCTCGCCGGCCGAGGAGTGGTGCGACACCGAGGTCCTGCGGAGGATCCGAAGGCGCTCGCTCGCGGCGCTGCGGGCCGACGTCGAGCCGGTGGACCAGGCCGCGTTCAGCCGATTCCTCGCCGCCTGGCAGCACATCGGCGATGCCCGGGACAGCAGGGGCAGGCCGCGCCCCCGCGGGAGCCTCAAGGGACTCGACGGCGTGCTCACGGTCGTGGACCAGCTCGCGGGCGTGCCGGTGCCGGCCAGCGCGTGGGAATCGCTGGTCCTGCGCTCGCGCGTCTCGGACTACACGCCCGCGCTGCTGGACGAGCTCATGGCCAGCGGGGAGATCCTCTGGACGGGCGCGGGCCCGATCCCCGGCAACGACGGCTGGATCAGCCTCCACCTCGCGGAGTCCGCCGCGCTCACCCTGGCCGGTGACGCGGAGTTCGCGCCCGACGCCGCGCAGCAGCGCATCCTCGACCTTCTCGCCGGAGGCGGCGGCTACTTCTTCCGCCAGCTCGCCGACGCCGCCCGCGAGCCGCGGGGCGACGGGGACCAGGAAGGGCCGCTCGCGTCCGACGAGGCCGTGCTGCAGGCGATCTGGGGCCTGGTGTGGGCCGGGCGCCTCACGGGCGACACGTTCGCCCCCGTGCGGGCCATGCTGGACGGCGGCCACACCGCCCACCGCCAGCCCTCCAGGACGCCCCGCGTGCGCTCGCTCGGCCACGGCGCCCTGCGCGGCGGCCGGATCGGCACCTCCCTGCGGGGAGTCGGCCGTCTCGGCGCTGTTGGGGCGCGCGGCTTCGACGCGCCCTCGGCCACGGCCCCTCCGATGGCGGCCGGACGGTGGTCCGCCGTCCAGGCCGTCCAGCTCGAGACGACGATCAAGGCCCATGCGCTCGCCCAGCTGCTCATGGACCGCTACGGCGTCCTCACCCGCGGATCCGTCATGGCCGAGAACGTCCCCGGCGGCTTCGGGTTGCTCTACAAGGTCCTCTCGCGCCTCGAGGAGTCCGGGGTGTGCCGCCGCGGCTACTTCGTGGACCGGCTCGGCGCCGCGCAGTTCGCCGTCCCCGCCACCGTGGACCGGCTGCGGCAGTTCACGCGCGACGACGGCACGGACGGCCCGGGCACCGCTCCGCCGCGCGACGCGCTGGCCCTCGCCGCGACGGACCCGGCGAACGCCTACGGCGCCGCCCTCGCCTGGCCGGAGGTCCCCGGGGCCGCAACGGGGCACCGGCCCGGGCGCAAGGCCGGGGCGCTCGTCGTGACGGTCGACGGCGCGCTCGCCCTGTACGTCGAGCGCGGCGGGAAGACGCTGCTGGCCTTCAGCGAGGATGAGGCCGTGCTCGGGCCGGCCGCGGAGGCGCTCGTCGGCGTGGTGCGCAGCGGTGCGGTGGACAAGCTCGCCATGGAGAAGGTCAACGGCCACGACCTCCTCGATACGCCGCTCGCGCGCGCCCTGACCGCCGCGGGGGCCTACTCGACTCCTCGCGGAGTGAGAGTCAGAGCGTGA